From Solidesulfovibrio carbinoliphilus subsp. oakridgensis, the proteins below share one genomic window:
- a CDS encoding DUF169 domain-containing protein: MEKLSYQEMQRVLMDELRLMHYPIAIKYFFDQAELDAFKARGAHYLPAKALTFCQAELGARMEGLTVLVGKEQLGCSNAKCVFGWKEIDAAEIKGHLKYVRDLEQAERFVKSKPRLEKDLLAVAVSPLADTMFDPDVVHFYCDNMQAYHLAVDWMAARDIHPLRPNMTINSAACAGNVQAYNTGEANIFLACSGSYNAGKTERGEINVAIPGPDIGLVVERLLARKEGTGGASLTRSGHPFPGADICKNCPLIVFKKCESPLAEAD; encoded by the coding sequence ATGGAAAAACTGTCCTACCAGGAGATGCAGCGGGTCCTCATGGACGAGCTGCGCCTCATGCATTATCCCATCGCCATCAAATACTTTTTCGACCAGGCCGAGCTCGATGCCTTCAAGGCCCGGGGGGCTCACTACCTGCCGGCCAAGGCACTCACCTTCTGCCAGGCCGAACTCGGGGCCCGCATGGAGGGCCTGACCGTGCTCGTCGGCAAGGAGCAGCTCGGCTGCTCCAACGCCAAGTGCGTGTTCGGCTGGAAGGAGATCGACGCGGCCGAGATCAAGGGCCACCTCAAGTACGTGCGCGACCTGGAGCAGGCCGAGCGGTTTGTCAAAAGCAAGCCGCGCCTGGAAAAGGACTTGCTGGCCGTGGCGGTCTCGCCTCTGGCCGACACCATGTTCGACCCGGACGTGGTCCACTTCTACTGCGACAACATGCAGGCCTACCACCTGGCCGTGGACTGGATGGCCGCCCGGGACATCCATCCCCTGCGTCCCAACATGACCATCAATTCGGCGGCCTGCGCCGGCAACGTCCAGGCCTACAATACCGGCGAGGCCAACATCTTCCTGGCCTGCAGCGGCAGCTACAACGCCGGCAAGACCGAGCGCGGCGAGATCAACGTGGCCATCCCGGGACCGGATATCGGGCTCGTGGTGGAGCGGTTGCTCGCCCGCAAGGAAGGGACCGGCGGCGCGTCCCTCACCCGCTCCGGCCACCCCTTCCCGGGCGCGGACATCTGCAAGAACTGTCCGCTGATCGTGTTCAAGAAGTGCGAGTCCCCGCTGGCCGAGGCGGACTGA